One Planctomicrobium piriforme DNA segment encodes these proteins:
- the mutM gene encoding bifunctional DNA-formamidopyrimidine glycosylase/DNA-(apurinic or apyrimidinic site) lyase, which translates to MRLAVLAGLDAPPLTVVQPISDHPTTSPVSISMPELPEVETMVRGVRAAFEGHRLADVSLCDCHCRPILMQPDFPRLRELCIGQKVSSVTRRAKRILIQLESGAAFVIEPRMTGLMLLSDPPDESHLRFEWKLTQGRKRHSVWFWDRRGLGTLRLLDPDQLAAHLGPEKLGPDALEMTADEWVARLRRTDRPVKVALLDQKLVAGIGNLYASEILHRSGIHPEVPASRLTGKRIAKIHAATLEILHEATRYEGSTLGDGTYRNALNKDGSYQNKHRVYARHGQPCVTCGNGEIQRIVQAQRSTFFCARCQKR; encoded by the coding sequence ATGCGTCTGGCCGTGCTGGCTGGTCTGGACGCGCCGCCTTTAACGGTGGTGCAGCCCATCTCGGACCACCCAACGACCTCCCCGGTCTCTATTTCCATGCCTGAGTTGCCTGAAGTCGAAACGATGGTTCGCGGGGTGCGAGCCGCTTTCGAAGGCCACCGCCTCGCCGACGTATCGCTCTGCGATTGCCATTGCCGTCCCATTCTCATGCAGCCTGACTTTCCCCGGTTGAGGGAATTGTGCATTGGTCAAAAAGTGTCTTCAGTCACGCGCCGGGCCAAGCGGATTCTGATTCAACTCGAATCCGGGGCGGCCTTTGTCATCGAACCGCGAATGACCGGGCTGATGCTGCTTAGCGACCCTCCCGACGAATCTCACCTGCGGTTTGAATGGAAACTCACCCAGGGGAGGAAGCGACATTCCGTCTGGTTCTGGGACCGCCGCGGGCTCGGCACGCTCCGGCTGCTCGACCCGGATCAACTGGCAGCACACCTCGGCCCTGAAAAGCTGGGACCGGATGCACTGGAAATGACCGCTGACGAATGGGTCGCACGGCTGCGTCGCACCGACCGTCCTGTGAAAGTGGCCCTGCTGGATCAGAAACTGGTGGCTGGGATTGGAAATCTTTACGCCAGTGAGATTTTGCATCGCAGCGGCATTCACCCGGAAGTCCCTGCTTCACGCCTGACCGGCAAACGCATCGCCAAAATTCACGCGGCGACTCTGGAGATTCTGCACGAAGCGACTCGGTACGAGGGCTCCACCCTCGGCGATGGCACCTATCGCAACGCCCTGAACAAAGACGGCAGCTACCAGAACAAGCATCGCGTCTACGCCCGTCACGGTCAGCCGTGCGTCACCTGTGGCAACGGCGAGATTCAACGGATCGTGCAGGCACAGCGGAGTACGTTTTTCTGTGCGCGATGCCAGAAGAGGTAG
- the nrdR gene encoding transcriptional regulator NrdR — MMCPFCRQGESKVVDSRGSQEFVIRRRRECLHCGRRFTTYEKMEESPLKVIKKDGSRVPFDRERIRLGIEKACYKRPISPDQVEQIINNVEHCVYETFEREVPSRFVGEKVCEQLRLVDQVAFVRFASVYRSFQDVNDFVEELQTLRQRSQQHHD, encoded by the coding sequence ATGATGTGTCCATTCTGTCGGCAAGGCGAAAGCAAAGTCGTCGACTCCCGCGGGAGTCAGGAGTTTGTGATTCGCCGCCGCCGCGAATGCCTGCACTGCGGACGCCGCTTCACCACCTACGAAAAGATGGAAGAGTCGCCGCTGAAGGTCATCAAGAAAGATGGCTCACGGGTGCCCTTCGACCGCGAGCGCATTCGCCTCGGCATTGAAAAAGCCTGTTACAAACGCCCGATCAGTCCGGATCAGGTCGAGCAGATCATCAACAATGTCGAGCACTGCGTGTACGAGACGTTCGAGCGCGAGGTGCCTTCGAGGTTTGTCGGCGAAAAGGTCTGCGAGCAATTGCGGCTGGTCGATCAGGTGGCCTTCGTCCGCTTCGCCTCGGTCTACCGTTCATTCCAGGACGTCAACGACTTCGTTGAAGAACTCCAAACCCTGCGACAGCGCAGCCAGCAACATCACGATTGA
- a CDS encoding carboxypeptidase M32, translating to METLPAAYTALVERLKELAVLRSCASLLSWDEQTHLPPHGAEHRANQLSLLAGLCHDRATDPAIGDLLAQLDDVQALGGHAAPVAANVREARRNYERSTRLPRRLVEELSRVCTLSQQAWVEARHESNFAKFQPWLTQMIDLKREEADALGSSTGVRYDALLDDYEPGATVAQIQGAFSPLRETLVELVSAIRSSGVQPDISILERHYPTDRQKSLSLDAARMIGFDFQAGRLDIAAHPFCSSIGPGDCRMTTRYNEYHFSGSLFGTLHESGHGIYEQGLSTADFGLGTGEACSLGIHESQSRMWENLVGRSLAFWEFFYPQTQSAFPDALGNVSLQQFHQVINDVRPSWIRVEADEVTYNLHIMLRFEIEQALISGALSVADVPGAWNDAFSRYFGMTPPNDALGCLQDVHWGAGLIGYFPTYSLGNMYASQFFEKANADLGDLNEQFRRGEFHPLREWLKTNIHSHGKRYHAPQLVEVVTGQPLSSEPLLRHLRGKFGQLYRL from the coding sequence ATGGAGACTCTCCCGGCGGCCTATACGGCTCTTGTTGAACGGCTGAAAGAACTGGCCGTTTTGCGATCTTGTGCGTCGCTGCTGAGCTGGGATGAACAGACGCATCTCCCGCCGCACGGGGCCGAACATCGAGCCAATCAGTTGTCTCTGCTGGCGGGCCTGTGCCATGACCGAGCCACCGATCCGGCGATTGGCGATCTGCTGGCACAACTGGATGACGTACAGGCACTGGGAGGCCATGCCGCTCCCGTCGCCGCCAACGTCCGTGAAGCTCGACGGAATTACGAGCGTTCCACCAGATTGCCGCGTCGGCTGGTTGAAGAACTTTCGCGCGTCTGCACCCTCTCGCAGCAAGCCTGGGTCGAAGCCAGGCACGAAAGCAATTTTGCGAAGTTTCAGCCGTGGCTGACGCAGATGATCGACCTCAAACGGGAAGAAGCCGACGCGCTCGGGAGTTCGACCGGAGTGCGTTACGACGCCCTGCTGGATGACTACGAGCCGGGTGCGACGGTGGCGCAGATTCAGGGGGCTTTTTCCCCGTTACGGGAAACGCTCGTCGAACTGGTCTCGGCAATCCGTTCCTCAGGCGTTCAGCCCGACATTTCGATTCTGGAACGGCATTATCCCACCGATCGCCAGAAGTCGCTCAGCCTCGACGCCGCCCGGATGATCGGCTTCGACTTTCAGGCAGGTCGACTCGATATTGCGGCACATCCGTTTTGTTCGAGCATCGGTCCCGGCGATTGCCGCATGACCACCCGCTACAACGAATATCACTTTTCCGGTTCGCTGTTCGGAACACTGCACGAGTCGGGCCACGGGATTTATGAACAGGGACTGTCAACCGCCGATTTTGGTCTTGGGACCGGCGAAGCCTGCTCGCTGGGGATTCACGAGTCGCAGTCGCGGATGTGGGAGAATCTCGTGGGCCGCAGCCTGGCGTTCTGGGAGTTCTTCTATCCTCAGACTCAGTCCGCATTCCCTGATGCACTGGGGAATGTCTCGCTGCAGCAATTTCATCAGGTGATTAACGACGTGCGACCGAGCTGGATTCGAGTTGAAGCCGACGAAGTGACCTACAACTTGCACATCATGCTGCGATTCGAAATCGAACAGGCGTTGATCTCGGGTGCGCTCTCCGTCGCCGACGTGCCAGGGGCGTGGAACGACGCCTTTTCCCGTTACTTCGGGATGACGCCGCCCAACGACGCGCTCGGCTGCCTGCAGGATGTGCATTGGGGCGCCGGGCTGATCGGCTACTTCCCAACGTATTCTCTGGGAAATATGTATGCGAGCCAGTTCTTCGAAAAAGCCAATGCCGACCTCGGAGACCTGAACGAGCAGTTCCGTCGAGGCGAATTCCACCCGCTGCGGGAATGGCTCAAGACCAACATCCACAGCCACGGCAAACGGTATCACGCACCGCAACTGGTCGAAGTCGTCACCGGCCAGCCCTTGTCCTCCGAACCGCTCCTGCGCCACCTGCGCGGCAAGTTCGGGCAGTTGTATCGCCTGTGA
- a CDS encoding GTPase codes for MTRETLICELTPHGRGAVATIGLQGDLDLLQTLFHAANGIAPAQQPLLRVCFGHWGKTAPEEVVVVRTAENAAEVHCHSGLAAVERILADLRQQGCRQVSQEEWVRMSVESNERSAPHPRPLSPEYRGEGGIQSFFEVEAELHLALTRTTTQRTAHHVLRQMALLPLAFEQLAAASLEERLALIDRMLAYANFGKRLLEPWSVVLCGRPNVGKSSLINALLGFERSVVFDQPGTTRDVVAVETALQGWPVQLSDTAGLRHAEQALEAAGIARARVQLQRADLILLVIDASVGILPEDQELLAEFPQALVVWNKQDLSKENPVPVNAVPVSALTQAGVPELIEHIVTRLIPAEPPPGAPFPITTEQINRLHQLHLQSLTPNS; via the coding sequence GTGACGAGAGAGACGCTGATCTGCGAACTGACGCCCCACGGCCGCGGAGCCGTGGCCACGATCGGCTTGCAGGGAGACTTAGATCTCCTGCAGACGTTGTTTCATGCGGCGAACGGAATCGCCCCCGCGCAGCAGCCGTTGCTGCGGGTGTGCTTTGGGCACTGGGGGAAGACAGCCCCTGAAGAGGTTGTTGTCGTTCGTACTGCTGAAAACGCGGCGGAAGTGCATTGCCACAGCGGTCTGGCGGCCGTTGAGAGAATTCTGGCCGACCTGCGGCAGCAGGGCTGCCGGCAGGTTTCACAGGAGGAGTGGGTTCGAATGAGTGTCGAGTCGAACGAACGTTCCGCCCCTCACCCCCGACCCCTCTCCCCTGAGTACAGGGGCGAGGGGGGCATCCAATCATTTTTTGAGGTGGAGGCGGAGCTTCATCTGGCGCTGACCCGCACGACTACTCAACGCACTGCGCACCATGTGCTGCGGCAGATGGCGTTGCTTCCACTGGCATTTGAACAGTTGGCAGCCGCATCACTCGAAGAGCGGCTGGCGCTGATTGATCGCATGTTGGCATATGCGAACTTTGGGAAGCGCCTGCTGGAACCATGGTCGGTTGTGCTCTGCGGTCGGCCAAACGTCGGCAAATCGAGCCTCATCAACGCACTGCTGGGTTTCGAGCGGAGCGTCGTCTTCGACCAGCCAGGGACGACGCGCGATGTGGTGGCGGTCGAGACCGCGTTGCAGGGGTGGCCGGTCCAGTTGTCCGACACCGCAGGTCTGCGTCATGCGGAACAGGCACTCGAAGCGGCCGGAATCGCCCGAGCCCGGGTGCAATTGCAACGTGCGGACCTCATTCTCCTGGTCATCGATGCTTCAGTGGGGATTCTGCCAGAAGATCAGGAACTCCTGGCAGAGTTCCCGCAGGCACTGGTGGTGTGGAATAAGCAAGACCTGTCAAAAGAAAACCCGGTTCCGGTGAATGCCGTGCCCGTCTCTGCACTCACCCAGGCAGGTGTCCCAGAACTGATCGAACACATCGTCACCCGCCTGATCCCCGCCGAGCCGCCCCCAGGCGCCCCCTTCCCCATCACCACCGAACAAATCAACCGCCTGCACCAGCTCCACCTTCAGTCCCTAACTCCTAACTCCTAA
- a CDS encoding tetratricopeptide repeat protein: MPARLIPAQPFSVGSTARVSLRSYRLGLAACGIVWVLVASTLCGCQHMNGWAMNQSGRAYYKRGNYTAARYEFERALMDNPYNASYAYNVAKAMEKQGEVENAEKLYQHAITLDPAHQPSYNSLASMLNEQGRPDEAKQMLQAWADTQPYSAASHVEMAKIERVNGNYAAAEQQLSTAMQMRPRYSQAMSEMGKLQQQAGRPDLATVSYQRSLDMNPHQPQVANQLSTVSSGRPSPAVHMASYMPQIDPTMPGGAIQASYNHPQMGGMQMMGAMPADMNGMTTMPSGPMPTESMPMASMPQQGWMPSDGGQPHMAMMQSGQPQGMQMMPSEGMPMQGMPMQAMQGQMNVQQMPMQQMPGQMMPGQPMPGQMMQGQMVSPQMMQSGQMQYAVPTPYPTNAPGGPQPTPARQPVELGQPVPVTQVTPMTNYPMISNTPPAVQAF, from the coding sequence ATGCCTGCCAGGCTGATTCCTGCACAACCGTTTTCCGTTGGTTCGACTGCCCGCGTTTCCTTGCGATCCTATCGTTTGGGACTGGCCGCCTGCGGCATCGTCTGGGTGCTGGTGGCATCGACCTTGTGCGGTTGCCAGCATATGAACGGCTGGGCCATGAACCAGTCGGGCCGGGCGTACTACAAGCGCGGCAACTACACCGCCGCCCGTTACGAGTTCGAACGGGCACTGATGGATAATCCGTACAACGCCAGCTACGCCTACAACGTGGCGAAAGCGATGGAGAAGCAGGGCGAAGTGGAGAATGCCGAGAAACTGTATCAGCACGCAATCACGCTCGATCCCGCACATCAGCCGTCATACAACTCGCTCGCCAGCATGTTGAATGAACAGGGCCGGCCGGACGAAGCCAAGCAGATGCTTCAGGCGTGGGCTGACACCCAGCCGTACTCCGCTGCATCGCACGTCGAGATGGCCAAAATTGAACGCGTGAATGGCAACTATGCCGCCGCCGAACAGCAGCTGAGCACCGCCATGCAGATGCGTCCGCGATATTCGCAGGCGATGAGCGAAATGGGAAAACTGCAGCAGCAGGCCGGTCGCCCAGACCTCGCCACGGTCTCTTACCAGCGTTCGCTCGACATGAATCCTCATCAGCCGCAGGTGGCAAACCAATTGAGCACGGTGAGCAGCGGGCGTCCATCACCCGCCGTCCACATGGCGAGCTACATGCCGCAGATCGATCCGACCATGCCGGGCGGAGCGATTCAGGCAAGCTACAACCATCCCCAGATGGGCGGAATGCAAATGATGGGCGCGATGCCTGCCGACATGAACGGCATGACCACCATGCCTTCCGGCCCGATGCCGACCGAATCGATGCCGATGGCCTCCATGCCGCAGCAGGGCTGGATGCCGTCCGACGGCGGTCAGCCGCACATGGCCATGATGCAGTCCGGCCAGCCACAGGGCATGCAGATGATGCCGTCTGAAGGCATGCCGATGCAGGGAATGCCGATGCAAGCCATGCAGGGCCAGATGAACGTTCAGCAGATGCCCATGCAGCAGATGCCCGGCCAAATGATGCCAGGCCAGCCCATGCCCGGTCAGATGATGCAGGGCCAGATGGTGTCACCGCAGATGATGCAGTCAGGACAGATGCAGTACGCGGTGCCGACTCCCTACCCGACCAACGCCCCAGGCGGCCCCCAGCCGACGCCGGCCCGCCAGCCGGTGGAACTCGGCCAGCCCGTGCCCGTCACTCAAGTGACGCCAATGACGAACTACCCCATGATCAGCAACACCCCGCCAGCAGTACAGGCGTTCTGA
- a CDS encoding DUF1598 domain-containing protein, producing MTRAMCVEARSEHQTARLFRLGAAACATSLAVFACGIASQARGDDAVNAVQAVDGLMAAGEFGAAADIAAQQPEAARGEMVKKIVDDRLQAGDVDGAKAVLPALGQSRDRVEATGQVARNQMTNGGANFSELIELIQTVTEGPWFDIDAEGGTMTPFTSGIKVDPNGVLARQAREESNHQVSHVRQQARAAHLNGDMAQPSALRLVSLTRLEKEVARRLAEGKPVVESMQNLAGLSHIQYVLLYPEQGEIVIGGPAEGWRYNEQGLPVGAVSQTPTLQLDDLVTVMRTFSPNGQTVFGCSIDPRQENLKAVKDFVADSQSRGALSPAGVRSWATKIGNLLGLQDITVFGVPGSSRVARVMVEADYRMKLIGIGKLDGGSQVPDYFELLAKNPGLASGNLDALRWWMTLQCEAVVHSPEKNAFEIRGAGVKCLSENQHLTASGERIATGKSEPVNQQFAANFTSHYEELAKKDPIFADLEGIFDLALVAAMIQNNQLDQRAGWDRGVFAANGEYRPASYATPKQTESVINHRVFNGQDVVLQVAGGVRGDAMAVLNDAAVNHESPRLGTVAQQAQAGELPANRWWWDAK from the coding sequence ATGACGCGTGCAATGTGCGTTGAAGCCCGGTCAGAACACCAGACCGCCCGTCTTTTCCGTCTTGGCGCCGCGGCGTGTGCGACCTCGCTGGCCGTGTTCGCCTGCGGCATCGCCAGCCAGGCCCGCGGCGATGACGCGGTGAATGCCGTTCAGGCCGTCGATGGCCTGATGGCGGCCGGTGAATTCGGCGCCGCTGCCGATATCGCCGCCCAGCAGCCGGAAGCGGCTCGCGGCGAAATGGTCAAGAAAATCGTCGATGACCGCCTTCAGGCTGGCGATGTCGACGGCGCCAAAGCCGTTCTCCCCGCTCTCGGCCAGAGCCGTGACCGCGTGGAAGCGACCGGCCAGGTTGCCCGCAATCAGATGACCAACGGCGGGGCCAACTTCAGCGAACTGATTGAACTGATTCAGACCGTGACGGAAGGTCCGTGGTTCGACATCGACGCTGAAGGGGGCACCATGACCCCGTTCACCAGCGGGATTAAAGTCGATCCGAACGGCGTGCTGGCCCGTCAGGCTCGTGAAGAAAGCAATCACCAGGTCAGCCATGTCCGTCAGCAGGCCCGTGCCGCTCATTTGAACGGCGACATGGCTCAGCCGTCGGCGCTGCGTCTGGTTTCGCTGACCCGACTGGAAAAAGAAGTCGCCCGCCGCCTCGCCGAAGGGAAGCCGGTCGTCGAATCAATGCAGAATCTTGCCGGGCTCTCGCACATTCAATATGTGCTGCTCTATCCCGAGCAGGGTGAAATCGTGATCGGCGGCCCGGCGGAAGGCTGGCGGTATAACGAACAAGGCTTGCCAGTCGGTGCTGTTTCGCAGACCCCGACCTTGCAACTCGACGACCTCGTCACCGTGATGCGGACCTTCAGCCCGAACGGCCAGACCGTGTTTGGCTGCTCGATCGACCCCCGTCAGGAAAACCTGAAAGCGGTCAAAGACTTTGTGGCTGATTCGCAGTCGCGCGGTGCGCTCAGCCCCGCCGGCGTTCGCAGTTGGGCCACGAAAATTGGCAACCTGCTCGGTCTGCAAGACATCACCGTCTTCGGAGTGCCAGGCAGCAGCCGCGTTGCCCGCGTCATGGTCGAAGCCGACTATCGGATGAAGCTGATCGGCATCGGCAAGCTCGACGGCGGATCACAAGTGCCTGACTACTTCGAACTGCTCGCCAAGAACCCCGGCCTCGCCTCCGGCAATCTGGATGCTCTCCGCTGGTGGATGACGCTGCAGTGCGAAGCGGTGGTCCATTCTCCCGAGAAGAATGCCTTTGAAATTCGGGGCGCGGGCGTGAAGTGCCTGTCTGAAAACCAGCATCTGACCGCCAGCGGCGAACGCATCGCCACCGGCAAGTCCGAACCGGTCAACCAGCAGTTCGCCGCCAACTTCACCAGCCATTACGAAGAGCTGGCGAAGAAAGACCCGATCTTTGCCGACCTGGAGGGGATCTTCGATCTCGCTCTGGTCGCCGCCATGATTCAGAACAATCAGCTCGATCAACGGGCCGGCTGGGACCGCGGTGTGTTCGCCGCCAATGGTGAATATCGCCCCGCCTCATATGCGACGCCGAAACAGACGGAATCGGTTATCAACCACCGTGTGTTCAATGGGCAGGATGTCGTCCTGCAGGTGGCCGGCGGAGTTCGCGGCGACGCCATGGCCGTCCTCAACGACGCTGCCGTGAATCACGAATCACCCCGCCTCGGCACGGTTGCCCAGCAGGCTCAGGCAGGCGAGCTGCCCGCCAACCGCTGGTGGTGGGACGCTAAGTAG
- a CDS encoding (Fe-S)-binding protein, whose amino-acid sequence MRVGLFIPCYVDQFYPDIGLATVELLEQFGCEVDYPEAQTCCGQPMANTGCRDDAAPLARRFVEIFNAYDYVVCPSGSCVAMVTHHYHDYFREHDPAYTAIQQKTFELTQFLVDVLHADKFDVRFPYRVGLHNSCHGLRELRLGSSSERMLTLENKAETLLRKVEGLTLVNLQRPDECCGFGGTFAVSEEAVSCMMGNDRIADHQQAGADVITAGDMSCLMHLDGLIRRQKKPVAVMHIAQILAGRKPGKA is encoded by the coding sequence ATGCGCGTCGGCCTGTTTATTCCGTGTTACGTCGATCAGTTCTACCCGGATATCGGGCTGGCGACCGTTGAACTGCTCGAACAGTTCGGTTGTGAAGTCGATTATCCGGAGGCTCAAACCTGTTGCGGGCAGCCGATGGCCAACACCGGCTGCCGCGACGATGCCGCGCCGCTCGCCCGGCGCTTTGTCGAGATCTTCAACGCCTACGATTACGTCGTCTGCCCGTCGGGAAGCTGCGTGGCGATGGTGACGCACCATTATCACGATTACTTCCGCGAGCATGACCCGGCATACACGGCGATCCAGCAAAAGACGTTCGAGCTGACGCAGTTTCTGGTCGACGTGCTGCATGCTGACAAGTTTGATGTCCGCTTCCCGTATCGGGTGGGACTGCACAACAGTTGCCACGGCCTGCGCGAACTGCGACTGGGAAGTTCATCCGAGCGGATGCTGACGCTCGAGAACAAGGCCGAAACCTTGCTTCGCAAAGTTGAAGGCCTGACGCTTGTCAATTTGCAGCGGCCGGACGAATGCTGCGGTTTCGGCGGCACGTTTGCCGTCTCGGAAGAGGCGGTCTCCTGCATGATGGGGAACGACCGGATCGCAGATCATCAACAGGCTGGCGCCGATGTTATCACTGCCGGCGACATGTCCTGCCTGATGCACCTCGATGGCCTGATCCGCCGCCAGAAAAAACCGGTGGCAGTGATGCACATCGCGCAGATTCTGGCCGGGCGGAAGCCTGGCAAGGCGTGA
- the ruvB gene encoding Holliday junction branch migration DNA helicase RuvB, translated as MARERVFRDDDDHADENEDIRQAGNSPLYNYNPDDRELDEELRPQRLEDVIGQRQVVDRLKIVLEATKKRKDVLGHLLLDGPPGIGKTTLATVIPREMGVDLQMAAGPVLDAPKDLLPYLTNATEGSVLFIDEIHRLRPAVEEFLYPAMEDFRVDIALGEGLNARTINMPLKRFTVIGATTRAGMLTAPMRDRFVYREHLDFYEAEDLVEIVSRNARKLRTTITPEAASEVARRSQGTPRKANNILRRTRDFATLRHPQGEITTEIAAHALKILEIDGLGLEKQDRRYLQTVIDIFSGGPAGLNAIAHSMSIPPDTLEDDIEPFLLRAGLVQRTPRGRVITRNGYLHLGLKPGPELPPGFRGLS; from the coding sequence ATGGCGCGTGAACGGGTTTTTCGGGACGATGATGACCACGCAGACGAAAATGAGGACATTCGCCAGGCTGGCAATTCCCCCCTATACAACTACAACCCCGACGATCGCGAACTCGACGAAGAACTCCGTCCCCAGCGTCTGGAAGATGTCATTGGGCAGCGCCAGGTCGTGGACCGCCTGAAGATCGTGCTCGAAGCGACCAAGAAACGCAAAGACGTGCTGGGGCATTTGCTGTTGGACGGTCCGCCGGGAATCGGGAAAACGACCCTGGCGACCGTGATCCCCCGCGAGATGGGGGTCGACCTGCAGATGGCGGCTGGCCCCGTCCTCGACGCCCCCAAAGACCTGCTTCCCTATCTGACCAACGCCACCGAAGGCTCGGTGTTGTTCATCGATGAGATTCACCGCCTGCGGCCCGCCGTCGAAGAGTTTCTGTACCCGGCCATGGAAGACTTTCGGGTCGACATCGCTCTTGGGGAAGGGTTGAACGCCCGCACGATCAACATGCCGCTCAAGCGGTTCACGGTCATCGGGGCGACGACCCGGGCCGGCATGTTGACGGCCCCCATGCGGGACCGGTTCGTGTACCGGGAACATCTCGATTTCTACGAAGCCGAGGATCTGGTTGAGATCGTCAGCCGCAACGCTCGCAAGTTGCGAACGACGATTACTCCCGAAGCGGCATCCGAGGTCGCCCGTCGCAGCCAGGGAACTCCCCGCAAGGCGAACAACATTCTCCGCCGCACCCGGGATTTCGCGACGCTGCGACACCCGCAAGGGGAAATCACGACAGAGATTGCTGCTCATGCGTTAAAGATTCTGGAGATCGACGGATTGGGCCTGGAAAAGCAGGACCGCCGCTATCTGCAGACGGTGATCGACATTTTCAGCGGCGGCCCCGCCGGCCTGAACGCCATTGCCCACAGCATGTCCATTCCGCCGGATACCCTGGAAGACGACATCGAGCCATTCCTGCTGAGGGCAGGTCTGGTTCAGCGCACGCCGCGCGGTCGGGTCATCACCCGAAACGGGTATCTGCACCTGGGCCTGAAACCCGGTCCCGAACTGCCGCCCGGATTCCGCGGGCTGTCGTGA
- a CDS encoding CapA family protein, with translation MLESLLLIGSETGMEAVASAARLAARNCRAYPDISSALDAAGQADLIVVFQHWPDEFPPPEIARLLDACPLGRLMVCLGPWCASFGRTRQFWPAAVCVDETRWLLRLDHEQQVLAGTRPPLPWTAGLDEVFAFDYGQSGRSPKSSALS, from the coding sequence ATGCTTGAGTCGCTGCTCCTCATCGGCTCCGAGACTGGAATGGAAGCCGTCGCCAGCGCGGCGCGGCTGGCCGCGCGAAATTGCCGGGCCTATCCCGACATCTCTTCCGCACTCGACGCCGCAGGTCAGGCCGATCTGATTGTGGTGTTCCAGCATTGGCCGGATGAATTTCCACCGCCTGAGATTGCCCGGCTGCTCGATGCCTGCCCGCTGGGGCGATTGATGGTTTGCCTGGGACCGTGGTGCGCCTCGTTCGGCCGCACGCGGCAATTCTGGCCTGCGGCGGTCTGCGTGGACGAAACCCGCTGGTTGTTGCGGCTCGACCACGAACAACAGGTGCTTGCCGGAACGCGTCCGCCCCTCCCGTGGACTGCCGGACTGGATGAAGTCTTCGCCTTCGATTACGGTCAGTCAGGCAGGAGTCCAAAGTCGTCAGCTTTGAGTTAA
- a CDS encoding type III pantothenate kinase, translating into MSCLVVDAGHTRVKFAACRQQATSSLPEVIRSAAVIYGEPIDWSAIASWFAGSAPRSVIVMGTNLDRAQQVIQAWPAALPRPTLFSDKRTLPLKVDVEFPDKVGMDRLLNAVAANLLRRPDQPAITVGTGTAITVDVIDADGVFRGGAIFPGILLGAKSLHMETTTLPHVNVWELLKTEPTVVGKNTEQAIASGLYWGHLGGIRELIMRHTAWLQTTCSVPPLVLLTGGASGIVAPYLQDAKLETELSLRALAAVADQVTAP; encoded by the coding sequence GTGAGTTGCCTGGTTGTGGATGCCGGACATACGCGAGTGAAGTTTGCTGCCTGTCGTCAGCAAGCCACGTCGTCGCTGCCTGAGGTGATCCGGTCCGCTGCTGTCATCTATGGCGAGCCGATCGACTGGTCTGCGATTGCAAGCTGGTTTGCAGGATCGGCTCCTCGGTCTGTCATTGTCATGGGGACCAATCTGGATCGGGCACAGCAGGTGATCCAGGCATGGCCTGCGGCGCTCCCCAGACCGACGCTGTTTTCAGACAAACGCACGCTCCCGTTGAAAGTGGACGTTGAGTTTCCAGACAAGGTCGGCATGGACCGTCTCTTGAACGCCGTCGCCGCGAACCTGTTGCGTCGGCCAGATCAGCCGGCGATTACCGTTGGAACCGGCACGGCCATCACGGTGGATGTTATTGATGCCGACGGCGTCTTTCGCGGAGGCGCGATTTTTCCGGGGATTCTGCTCGGCGCGAAATCACTGCACATGGAGACGACCACGCTTCCGCATGTGAACGTCTGGGAACTCCTGAAAACCGAGCCGACAGTTGTGGGGAAGAATACGGAGCAGGCAATTGCGAGCGGGCTCTACTGGGGACACCTCGGCGGCATCCGCGAACTGATCATGCGCCATACCGCCTGGCTGCAGACCACATGTTCCGTTCCACCGTTGGTGTTGCTGACCGGCGGGGCCAGCGGGATCGTCGCCCCCTATCTGCAGGACGCAAAGCTGGAAACCGAACTCTCGCTACGGGCACTGGCCGCCGTGGCCGATCAGGTGACAGCACCGTGA